From a region of the Mycobacterium sp. SMC-8 genome:
- a CDS encoding IclR family transcriptional regulator, which produces MDRVISLFELLGERKTPLRLMEIAQALDIPKSTAHGLLQTLVARGLVVKDETTQRYRMGMRLFALAATALEVGELRELARPIMEELSRQTQSTCNLAVLDGHDVMYLEKVEDPSSPVRVITHVGTRLPAHATSLGKALVAGLPAAYRSQWLAEHDFVAVTTDTITDAAAFEAAMDEANRTGWATDRHEFHPAIWGVAAPILNAKGEPVAALSLTNLDPNADLAELGAQVRTAAQGISAALHPTG; this is translated from the coding sequence GTGGATCGGGTCATCTCGTTGTTCGAGCTCCTGGGCGAACGCAAGACCCCGCTGCGCCTGATGGAGATCGCACAGGCCCTCGACATCCCCAAGAGCACCGCACACGGCCTGCTCCAGACGCTGGTGGCCAGAGGGTTGGTGGTCAAAGACGAGACCACTCAGCGCTACCGGATGGGCATGCGTCTGTTTGCGCTGGCTGCAACGGCTTTGGAGGTGGGCGAACTCCGCGAACTGGCCCGTCCCATCATGGAGGAGCTGTCCCGACAGACGCAATCGACCTGCAACCTGGCGGTGCTCGACGGACACGACGTGATGTACCTCGAGAAGGTCGAGGACCCGAGCAGCCCGGTGAGGGTGATCACGCACGTCGGAACCAGGCTGCCCGCGCATGCGACATCACTGGGGAAGGCACTGGTGGCCGGGCTTCCGGCGGCGTATCGCAGCCAGTGGCTGGCCGAGCACGATTTCGTGGCCGTCACGACCGACACCATCACCGATGCTGCGGCTTTCGAAGCTGCCATGGACGAGGCCAACCGCACCGGGTGGGCCACCGATCGCCACGAGTTCCATCCGGCGATCTGGGGTGTCGCGGCCCCGATCCTCAACGCCAAGGGCGAACCGGTCGCTGCACTGAGTCTGACCAATCTCGATCCCAACGCCGACCTGGCCGAACTCGGCGCCCAGGTTCGCACTGCGGCACAAGGAATTTCGGCAGCGCTCCATCCGACCGGCTAG
- a CDS encoding zinc-binding dehydrogenase, protein MTKSRAAVLQKFETDVEVAMFDVPEPQPMSAIVDIAYAGICGTDLHLQRGKLPIPVPVVLGHEATGYINTLGEGLTHDVLGQPLAPGDAVSWLNNISCGRCKYCLVEMQPTLCVGSRRIYGINQSADVFPHLSGGWADQIYLQPGTVLVKLPSGVEPRDVIPLGCAGPTAVHGVLDEVTIGVGDTVVVQGSGPVGVAAAIYARLVGAKRIIMLGGPAARLEQAEALGLADDYFDVTDGSDAAERAEAVRALTPGGLGADVVLECAGVPAAVAQGIDLCRPGAQYSVIGQYTDNGATPINPHYITRKQLRVHGSWGFSARHYIRYVQLLPAVLERFDVRSIATEYALSDVNRAMADVRAGSVMKAVINPGLDR, encoded by the coding sequence ATGACCAAGAGCCGTGCCGCGGTTTTGCAGAAGTTCGAGACCGACGTCGAAGTCGCCATGTTCGATGTCCCAGAGCCCCAACCGATGTCGGCGATCGTCGACATCGCCTACGCGGGCATCTGCGGCACCGACCTCCATCTGCAGCGAGGAAAGCTGCCGATTCCGGTTCCCGTGGTGCTCGGCCACGAAGCCACGGGCTATATCAACACCCTCGGCGAGGGACTCACCCATGACGTGCTCGGCCAACCGCTGGCCCCGGGCGACGCGGTGTCGTGGCTGAACAACATCTCCTGCGGGCGTTGCAAGTACTGCCTGGTCGAGATGCAGCCCACGCTGTGCGTGGGTTCGCGCCGCATCTACGGCATCAACCAGTCGGCAGATGTTTTCCCCCACCTTTCCGGCGGCTGGGCCGATCAGATCTATCTCCAGCCCGGCACCGTCCTGGTGAAGCTGCCGTCCGGGGTGGAGCCGCGCGATGTCATCCCACTGGGCTGCGCGGGCCCGACCGCGGTGCACGGTGTTCTGGACGAGGTCACCATCGGGGTCGGCGACACAGTGGTGGTGCAGGGCAGCGGACCGGTCGGCGTCGCCGCGGCGATCTATGCCCGCCTCGTCGGCGCCAAGCGGATCATCATGCTCGGCGGGCCCGCCGCCCGGCTGGAACAGGCCGAAGCGCTGGGACTGGCCGACGACTACTTCGATGTCACCGACGGCAGTGATGCCGCCGAACGCGCCGAGGCCGTCCGCGCGCTGACCCCCGGCGGACTCGGTGCCGACGTGGTGCTCGAGTGTGCGGGTGTGCCCGCGGCGGTTGCCCAGGGCATCGACCTGTGCCGCCCGGGAGCCCAGTACAGCGTGATCGGCCAGTACACCGACAACGGCGCCACGCCGATCAATCCGCACTACATCACGCGAAAGCAGCTGCGGGTACATGGTTCCTGGGGGTTCTCGGCCCGGCACTACATCCGTTACGTGCAGCTCCTGCCTGCGGTCCTGGAACGGTTCGACGTCCGCAGCATCGCCACGGAGTACGCCCTGTCCGACGTCAACCGGGCTATGGCCGATGTCCGGGCCGGCTCCGTCATGAAGGCCGTCATCAACCCGGGACTGGACCGATGA
- a CDS encoding CaiB/BaiF CoA-transferase family protein, whose protein sequence is MTSPEPTQPLSGLVVLDLSHLAAGPWCTMVLADLGADVIKVERPPKGDMSRDAGAVYAGERSAVFLALNRNKRSIALDLKSDEGRAALHRLAARADVVVENLRPGKADELGAGYDTLSAINPRLVYASISAFGESGPGLELPGNDPIIQAMSGAMAITGAENGPPARQGVSVPDFGAGMMAGYAIMAALHGRERTGRGCRVSLNLLDVEVFALGPRAQEYLINGEEQPRLGSAHPQFAPYQAFECADGKWFYLSVINDKFWRLLCTALERDDLAEDSRFVTNRDRVANRPELIAVLNPLFAAADRDLWLERLQRAGVPVGPVNSLGEALTDPQVVHNQLISTLAAGPDGPAVPTVGLPMRFDGERPDVRRTAPALGQHNEEILTWLEES, encoded by the coding sequence ATGACGTCCCCAGAACCAACGCAACCCCTGTCCGGGCTTGTCGTCCTGGATCTCAGCCACCTGGCCGCGGGACCGTGGTGCACGATGGTGCTCGCCGATCTGGGCGCCGACGTCATCAAGGTGGAACGACCACCGAAGGGCGACATGTCCCGCGATGCCGGGGCGGTGTACGCCGGTGAGCGCAGCGCGGTGTTCTTGGCGCTCAACCGCAACAAGCGCAGCATCGCGCTCGACCTGAAATCCGACGAGGGACGGGCGGCACTGCACCGGCTGGCCGCCCGCGCCGACGTCGTGGTCGAGAACCTGCGCCCGGGCAAGGCCGATGAACTCGGTGCCGGATACGACACCCTCTCGGCGATCAACCCGCGACTGGTGTACGCCTCCATCTCCGCGTTCGGCGAGTCCGGTCCCGGCTTGGAGCTGCCCGGCAACGACCCGATCATCCAGGCGATGTCGGGCGCCATGGCCATCACGGGCGCCGAGAACGGGCCGCCCGCACGCCAGGGAGTCAGTGTCCCGGACTTCGGGGCCGGCATGATGGCCGGTTACGCCATCATGGCGGCCCTGCACGGCCGGGAACGCACCGGCCGGGGCTGCCGGGTCTCGCTGAACCTGCTCGATGTCGAGGTCTTCGCGCTGGGGCCCCGCGCTCAGGAGTACCTGATCAACGGCGAGGAACAACCCCGCCTGGGCAGCGCGCACCCGCAGTTCGCGCCGTACCAGGCCTTCGAGTGCGCCGACGGCAAGTGGTTCTACCTCTCGGTCATCAACGACAAGTTCTGGCGCCTGCTGTGCACCGCACTGGAGCGCGACGATCTGGCCGAGGACAGCCGGTTCGTCACCAATCGTGACCGGGTGGCCAACCGCCCGGAGTTGATCGCCGTCCTCAATCCCCTGTTCGCCGCCGCCGACCGCGACCTGTGGCTCGAGCGGCTACAGCGCGCCGGAGTGCCCGTGGGGCCGGTGAACTCACTGGGCGAGGCACTCACCGACCCCCAGGTGGTGCACAACCAACTGATCAGCACACTTGCGGCCGGCCCCGACGGGCCCGCGGTGCCGACCGTGGGTCTGCCGATGCGATTCGACGGAGAACGGCCGGACGTCCGACGCACCGCGCCCGCACTCGGTCAACACAACGAAGAAATCCTGACCTGGCTGGAGGAGTCGTAG
- a CDS encoding MFS transporter, which translates to MTSEFLMLLRRALRSSSMRLWVIANTVSNAGAWMQMVAQNLLILQLTGSVALTGLSLSIQALPGLLLGVSGGALVDRWPRRLTAGLGQVVMAVIAFITAALAATDMLNVPLLMALGLMTGLVATVDGPACTLLGNDLVPRRDVPSAIAIGSVVGNVGRLAGTAAGALVASMGVSVAYAANGLSFLLVALTIPFLKLVHEPGGDDEEVPEHGGRRDGLSYLAKNRVLLALVAIGAFTSLLGRNYSLSMADLVTGPLGATGTMYGVVASALAIGGIVGSIMAGRAQAPQLRTVVLLFTAAALLQVLGGLSPLVLILIAVVIPMAAAEAAAATTAATMLQTVPPRHLRGRVLGAWRTASTGWGLAGPPVLGLILETLGTRTGLVVTGITVAAVLTLGGAAYRRRHGVPDDSMPTSVERTLELVSAVGVESERDARKQDLAARAPELSAA; encoded by the coding sequence TTGACCAGTGAGTTCTTGATGCTTCTGCGGCGCGCCTTGCGCAGTTCCAGCATGCGGCTGTGGGTGATCGCCAACACTGTCAGCAACGCCGGCGCCTGGATGCAGATGGTCGCGCAGAACCTCCTGATCCTGCAGCTCACAGGGTCCGTCGCGCTGACCGGCCTCTCCTTGTCGATTCAGGCCCTGCCGGGTCTGCTGCTCGGTGTTTCCGGCGGCGCGCTGGTTGATCGCTGGCCACGGCGCCTGACCGCCGGGTTGGGCCAGGTTGTGATGGCGGTGATCGCCTTCATCACCGCTGCGCTCGCCGCGACCGACATGTTGAATGTTCCGCTGTTGATGGCGCTCGGCCTGATGACCGGCCTCGTGGCGACCGTCGATGGTCCCGCCTGCACCCTGCTCGGCAACGACCTCGTGCCGCGACGCGACGTGCCGTCGGCGATCGCCATCGGATCGGTCGTCGGCAACGTCGGCCGACTGGCCGGCACGGCCGCGGGTGCGCTCGTCGCCTCGATGGGGGTATCGGTCGCCTACGCGGCCAACGGGCTGTCGTTCCTCCTCGTCGCGCTCACCATTCCGTTCCTCAAACTGGTCCACGAGCCTGGTGGCGACGACGAGGAAGTTCCCGAGCATGGAGGTCGCCGAGATGGGTTGTCGTACCTCGCGAAGAACCGCGTGCTGCTCGCTCTCGTGGCAATCGGGGCGTTCACCAGCCTGTTGGGCCGCAACTACTCGTTGAGCATGGCTGACCTTGTGACGGGACCGCTCGGTGCCACCGGCACCATGTACGGCGTCGTGGCCTCCGCGCTGGCGATCGGGGGGATCGTGGGCTCGATCATGGCTGGCAGGGCACAGGCGCCGCAGTTGCGGACGGTCGTATTGCTGTTCACTGCCGCGGCCCTTCTTCAGGTGCTCGGTGGGCTCTCGCCTCTGGTCCTGATCCTGATCGCCGTGGTGATCCCCATGGCGGCGGCTGAAGCCGCGGCGGCGACGACCGCAGCCACCATGCTTCAGACCGTCCCGCCGCGGCACCTTCGCGGTCGAGTGCTGGGGGCTTGGCGAACGGCCAGTACCGGCTGGGGGCTGGCCGGCCCGCCCGTACTTGGGCTGATCCTCGAGACACTAGGGACTCGCACCGGACTGGTTGTCACTGGTATCACCGTTGCGGCCGTGCTCACCCTCGGCGGTGCGGCATACCGGCGTCGCCACGGCGTACCGGACGACTCGATGCCCACGTCGGTCGAGCGGACCCTGGAACTCGTCAGCGCGGTTGGGGTCGAATCTGAACGCGATGCGCGCAAGCAGGATTTGGCTGCTCGCGCCCCCGAGTTGAGCGCGGCCTGA
- a CDS encoding CaiB/BaiF CoA-transferase family protein: protein MTAPLAGLRILDFTHFVAGPWCTMLMADLGADVIKVEPTGRGEISRSMGNVYSEEDSAIFLGFNRGKRSVELDLKTPRGREIVARLVTNCDVVIHNFRPDAATRLGLDAETVTRHNPALIHCAVSAFGESGPLSTAPGNDPLIQGISGAMLATDPDRPVRLGVSLPDFAGGILAGIAVLAAVRRRRLTGSGSVITLNLLDAQLYAQTDLIAGADHHAGGQVLQCPDGAVWVDEPCAHSGPYLPADGVESVLAVAAARGVAAVRVAGLGDVLPGPTGRLLTLTKNRSRSTTLVRTPLHFDPAVTEPDRHPPTLGEHTREVLSEFGFSESEIASLG, encoded by the coding sequence ATGACGGCGCCACTGGCTGGTCTGCGGATCCTGGACTTCACCCACTTCGTGGCCGGGCCGTGGTGCACCATGCTGATGGCTGATCTGGGCGCCGACGTCATCAAGGTGGAACCGACGGGACGCGGCGAGATCAGCCGCTCCATGGGCAATGTGTATTCCGAGGAAGACAGTGCCATCTTTCTCGGGTTCAACCGGGGCAAGCGCAGCGTCGAACTCGATCTCAAAACCCCGCGAGGCCGAGAGATCGTCGCCCGGCTGGTGACGAACTGCGATGTCGTGATACACAACTTCCGGCCGGATGCTGCGACGCGGCTCGGCCTCGACGCCGAGACCGTGACGCGGCACAATCCAGCGTTAATCCATTGTGCGGTAAGCGCATTCGGGGAGTCGGGCCCGCTGTCCACTGCGCCGGGAAACGATCCGCTGATCCAGGGCATCAGCGGGGCGATGCTGGCCACCGATCCGGATCGCCCCGTCCGGCTCGGAGTCAGCCTGCCTGACTTCGCCGGCGGCATACTCGCCGGGATCGCGGTGCTCGCCGCCGTCCGGCGGCGCAGGCTTACCGGATCCGGAAGCGTGATCACGCTCAATCTCCTCGATGCGCAACTGTATGCACAGACCGACCTGATCGCCGGGGCGGATCACCACGCCGGCGGCCAGGTACTCCAGTGTCCGGACGGTGCGGTGTGGGTGGACGAGCCGTGCGCGCACAGCGGCCCATACCTGCCTGCAGATGGCGTCGAGTCGGTGCTGGCCGTCGCCGCCGCCCGCGGTGTCGCCGCCGTGCGCGTCGCCGGACTGGGCGACGTCCTGCCCGGCCCGACGGGACGACTACTCACCCTGACCAAGAACCGATCCCGCTCCACCACCCTGGTACGCACCCCATTGCACTTCGACCCCGCGGTGACCGAACCGGACCGGCATCCGCCGACGTTGGGTGAACACACCCGGGAGGTGTTGTCCGAGTTCGGGTTCAGCGAGTCGGAGATCGCCAGCTTGGGTTAA
- a CDS encoding D-glycerate dehydrogenase yields the protein MTAPHVFVSRHLGDPAMARLAEGRLPVLIGPGPQATRPQVLDAVSGAAAAVTLLTDSVDSEFFDSAGPQLQVVANLAVGFDNVDLAEAAARSVIVTNTPDVLTESTADLTMGLLLAVERRIVEADAFLRSGQPWRWEPRWMLGRDLAGLQLGVVGYGRIGQAVARRATAFGMNVVALEGKSAAAAGVATMELDQLLATSDVVSLHCPLTPQTHHLIGGSELRAMKRGAVLINTSRGPLVDEAALVTALSEGRIAGAGLDVYEYEPAVTDGLTALPNTVLTPHLGSAGVQTRDAMALLAADNVLAVLAGKAPLTQVTAT from the coding sequence GTGACGGCACCGCACGTCTTCGTGTCACGCCATCTGGGGGACCCCGCGATGGCCCGCCTGGCCGAAGGCCGGTTGCCGGTGCTGATCGGACCAGGCCCCCAGGCCACCCGGCCGCAGGTACTCGACGCGGTGTCGGGCGCCGCAGCCGCGGTGACACTGCTGACCGACTCGGTGGATTCGGAGTTCTTCGACTCCGCCGGGCCGCAGCTTCAAGTGGTGGCCAACCTGGCCGTCGGTTTTGACAACGTGGATCTGGCCGAGGCGGCCGCGCGCTCGGTGATCGTGACCAACACCCCCGACGTGCTCACCGAGTCCACCGCGGACCTGACGATGGGACTGCTGCTGGCCGTCGAACGCAGGATCGTCGAAGCAGATGCGTTTCTGCGTAGCGGACAACCGTGGCGCTGGGAACCGCGGTGGATGCTGGGCCGTGATCTCGCTGGCCTGCAACTCGGCGTCGTGGGTTACGGCCGCATCGGGCAGGCGGTCGCCCGCAGGGCAACGGCGTTCGGTATGAACGTCGTTGCACTGGAGGGCAAGTCAGCGGCTGCCGCGGGTGTCGCGACGATGGAACTGGATCAGCTGCTGGCTACATCGGATGTGGTCAGTCTGCACTGCCCGCTGACGCCCCAGACGCATCACCTGATCGGCGGCAGCGAACTGCGCGCCATGAAACGGGGTGCGGTGCTGATCAACACCTCTCGGGGTCCGTTGGTCGACGAGGCCGCGCTGGTCACAGCGCTGTCGGAGGGGCGCATCGCCGGCGCTGGGCTGGACGTGTACGAGTACGAGCCGGCCGTGACCGACGGACTGACCGCACTGCCCAACACGGTGCTGACGCCGCACCTCGGCAGTGCCGGTGTGCAGACACGCGACGCCATGGCGTTGCTGGCGGCGGACAACGTGCTGGCCGTGCTGGCCGGTAAGGCGCCGTTGACCCAGGTGACGGCGACATGA
- a CDS encoding IclR family transcriptional regulator: MAEKSGGVQSVGRAFELMELIGRAGGECSLTELSAESPLPPPTIHRLLRTLVGLGYVRQLPNRRYALGPRLIRLGEVANRQLGAVAGPVLESLVDELSETATLAVLDGDMVIYTGQVRSRQMARTNNEVGKRVGLHTSGVGKAVLAELEDARILKLVTQSGLPAPTKNSASTLSAVFANVERVRADGFAIDDEEFEIGVRSVAMAVPGAPTPMAIGISGPLGRMGKDLIARAVPALKKATGVISEALIGAKEA; encoded by the coding sequence ATGGCGGAGAAATCAGGCGGTGTGCAGTCGGTCGGGCGCGCATTCGAACTGATGGAGTTGATCGGACGTGCGGGAGGGGAGTGCTCACTGACGGAGTTGTCCGCGGAATCCCCATTGCCGCCGCCGACGATCCACCGTCTGCTGCGCACACTGGTCGGCCTTGGCTACGTGCGTCAACTGCCCAATCGTCGCTACGCGTTGGGTCCGCGGTTGATTCGGCTTGGCGAAGTCGCGAACCGCCAGTTGGGCGCCGTCGCCGGTCCGGTGCTGGAGTCGTTGGTCGACGAATTGTCGGAGACGGCGACTCTCGCGGTGCTCGACGGTGACATGGTGATCTACACCGGGCAGGTCCGGTCTAGGCAGATGGCGCGGACGAACAATGAGGTCGGCAAGCGCGTCGGTCTGCACACGTCCGGTGTGGGCAAGGCCGTGCTGGCCGAATTAGAGGACGCGCGCATTCTGAAACTGGTCACGCAGTCCGGCCTTCCGGCACCTACGAAGAACAGTGCGTCGACCCTTTCTGCGGTGTTTGCAAACGTCGAGCGCGTGCGCGCCGACGGCTTTGCGATTGATGATGAGGAGTTCGAGATCGGTGTTCGTTCTGTCGCGATGGCAGTGCCGGGTGCTCCGACTCCGATGGCAATCGGCATCTCCGGTCCCTTGGGACGTATGGGCAAAGATCTGATCGCCCGCGCTGTTCCCGCCCTGAAGAAGGCGACCGGCGTGATCTCTGAAGCTCTGATCGGGGCGAAAGAGGCGTAG
- a CDS encoding aldehyde dehydrogenase — MTTSIAERIKTPANFIDNRPSPATTTHECRNPADPDDLVGLVPEATAAEIDSALNAAVAATGQWQATPAPVRGDLIREWMALIASHAEELASLMTREMGKPLAESRGELGRARMEAEFAAAEGTRLSGATIPSRTPGQLIYTELEPLGVVAAITPWNFPAVAPLRKLAPALVTGNTVVLKPALETSLTALALADLAREAGIPAGVLNVVCGHGSTVGDALVNDRRVDAVSFTGSTAVGRSVNLAVAARLGQVQLELGGKNAAFVESADDLDAVIGHITSAAVQAAGQRCTSISRVIVADAIADRFVEAVSTVWDGLVVGDPTDPATQVGPLVSRNQYERVSGYVDLGLSDGAVRTSAVRPVPDGLYYAPTVLDQVTPQMRVAREEIFGPVLTVTRVSHVDEAIHVVNDTDFGLAAVVFTRDMSVAMRFAREARAGMVHVNHGTISQPHVPFGGVKQSGVGAFSIGYTSAAAFTQTKTVYLAPGL; from the coding sequence ATGACCACATCCATCGCCGAGCGGATCAAGACGCCGGCCAACTTCATCGACAACCGACCATCACCGGCCACCACCACCCACGAGTGCCGCAATCCCGCCGACCCTGACGACCTGGTAGGCCTGGTACCGGAAGCCACTGCCGCAGAGATTGATTCGGCCCTCAACGCCGCTGTGGCGGCCACGGGGCAGTGGCAGGCCACGCCCGCGCCCGTGCGGGGCGACCTGATCCGTGAGTGGATGGCCCTCATCGCCTCGCACGCCGAGGAGTTGGCGTCGTTGATGACCCGCGAGATGGGCAAGCCGCTGGCCGAGTCGCGCGGCGAGCTGGGCCGTGCCCGCATGGAGGCCGAGTTCGCCGCCGCCGAAGGCACCCGGCTGTCCGGCGCCACCATCCCCAGTCGCACCCCCGGTCAGCTGATCTACACCGAGCTCGAACCGCTGGGTGTGGTGGCCGCGATCACGCCGTGGAACTTCCCCGCCGTGGCGCCGTTGCGCAAACTCGCCCCTGCCCTGGTCACCGGTAACACCGTGGTACTCAAGCCGGCTCTGGAGACGTCACTGACGGCACTGGCCCTGGCCGATCTGGCGCGTGAGGCCGGTATCCCCGCGGGCGTGCTCAATGTCGTGTGCGGTCATGGCTCCACAGTGGGTGACGCGCTGGTCAACGACCGCCGCGTCGACGCCGTGTCGTTCACCGGATCCACCGCCGTCGGCCGGTCCGTGAACCTGGCCGTGGCCGCCCGCCTCGGGCAGGTGCAGCTCGAACTCGGCGGCAAGAACGCCGCATTCGTCGAATCCGCCGACGACCTCGACGCCGTGATCGGCCACATCACCTCTGCCGCGGTGCAGGCGGCCGGTCAGCGGTGCACGTCCATCAGCCGGGTCATCGTCGCCGACGCCATCGCCGACCGGTTCGTCGAGGCCGTCAGCACAGTGTGGGACGGCCTGGTGGTCGGCGATCCCACCGACCCCGCCACCCAGGTGGGCCCGCTGGTGAGCCGCAACCAGTACGAGCGGGTCAGCGGCTACGTCGATCTGGGACTGTCCGACGGTGCGGTGCGCACCTCGGCGGTCCGCCCCGTCCCCGACGGCCTCTACTATGCGCCGACGGTCCTGGACCAGGTGACTCCGCAGATGCGGGTGGCCCGCGAGGAGATCTTCGGTCCTGTGCTGACCGTGACCAGAGTCAGCCACGTCGACGAGGCCATCCACGTGGTCAATGACACTGATTTCGGTTTGGCCGCAGTCGTTTTCACGCGCGACATGTCGGTGGCGATGCGCTTCGCGCGGGAGGCCCGTGCCGGAATGGTGCACGTCAACCACGGGACGATCTCGCAACCGCACGTGCCGTTCGGAGGGGTGAAACAATCGGGGGTGGGCGCATTCTCGATCGGCTACACCAGTGCGGCCGCGTTCACCCAGACCAAGACCGTCTACCTCGCCCCGGGCCTGTGA
- a CDS encoding Nramp family divalent metal transporter: MSHTDTTYAPEPPSKFLPPMPYKDIPEAPKLKKVIGPSIIMTALAVSSGEYILWPYITSKVGLVMLWAAIVGVTVQYFLNMEIERWTLATGETAIAGFVRLWKPWGAIMAVCAFICIVWPGWATSGAATLGFALGYEGRTASWVAVIALIAMAITLTLSPVVYNTVEKIETFKVVAVVAFLIVALTTAIGPQAWGDLHTAVSGIGTGLGAIPEGLSPAVVLGAIAFAGAGALSNLAQSNWIRDKGFGMGAHIPRVVSPVTGEDVAATATGSMVRQDEENLRRFRSWWRVANVEQLISFWLLTILSIFVLSMVAYQTVFNREVPGSGDLVFIQGMGEALKETVGGWFGTLFWVVGGGGLLLTALANVDYPCRIVADVLKTVYLKDNPRWSESKIYALSVWILVTCGCTIILAGFNQPLVLLVVSAALSGVVMFVYTILVMVLNRRALPVPIRLGGFRLGVMIFAACFYGYFSLRLVTYYGGQLFGL, translated from the coding sequence ATGTCCCACACGGACACCACCTACGCGCCCGAACCACCGTCGAAGTTCCTGCCGCCGATGCCCTACAAGGACATCCCGGAGGCGCCCAAGCTGAAAAAGGTCATCGGACCGTCGATCATCATGACGGCGCTGGCCGTCAGTTCCGGCGAATACATCCTGTGGCCGTACATCACCTCCAAGGTCGGTCTGGTGATGCTGTGGGCAGCCATCGTGGGCGTCACCGTCCAGTACTTCCTCAACATGGAAATCGAGCGGTGGACGCTGGCCACCGGCGAGACGGCAATCGCCGGATTCGTCCGATTGTGGAAACCGTGGGGCGCCATCATGGCGGTCTGCGCGTTCATCTGTATCGTCTGGCCGGGCTGGGCCACCAGTGGTGCGGCCACCCTGGGTTTCGCCCTCGGTTATGAAGGCCGGACCGCCTCCTGGGTGGCGGTGATAGCGCTCATAGCCATGGCCATCACGTTGACCCTCTCCCCTGTCGTCTACAACACGGTGGAAAAGATCGAGACCTTCAAGGTGGTCGCGGTTGTCGCTTTTCTCATCGTCGCACTCACCACAGCCATCGGACCGCAGGCCTGGGGTGACCTGCACACTGCGGTCAGCGGTATCGGCACCGGCCTCGGCGCCATCCCGGAGGGTCTCAGCCCGGCCGTGGTGCTCGGCGCCATCGCCTTCGCCGGTGCGGGTGCGTTGTCGAATCTGGCGCAAAGCAACTGGATTCGAGACAAGGGCTTCGGCATGGGAGCCCACATCCCGCGTGTGGTCTCGCCGGTCACCGGTGAGGACGTGGCCGCGACGGCCACCGGCAGCATGGTCCGCCAGGACGAGGAAAACCTGCGCCGCTTCCGTAGCTGGTGGCGAGTAGCCAACGTCGAACAGCTGATCTCGTTCTGGCTGTTGACAATCCTGTCCATCTTCGTTCTGTCGATGGTCGCCTACCAGACGGTGTTCAACCGCGAGGTCCCCGGGTCGGGCGATCTGGTCTTTATCCAGGGCATGGGTGAGGCGCTCAAGGAAACCGTCGGCGGCTGGTTCGGCACCCTGTTCTGGGTGGTTGGGGGCGGCGGGCTGCTGCTGACGGCCCTGGCCAACGTTGACTACCCCTGCCGCATCGTCGCCGACGTGCTGAAAACCGTGTACCTGAAAGACAACCCGCGGTGGTCAGAAAGCAAGATCTACGCGCTGTCCGTGTGGATCCTGGTGACCTGCGGATGCACGATCATCCTGGCGGGCTTCAACCAGCCGCTGGTGCTGTTGGTGGTCTCGGCCGCACTGAGCGGTGTGGTCATGTTCGTCTACACCATCCTGGTCATGGTGCTGAACCGGCGCGCGCTGCCGGTACCCATTCGGCTCGGCGGATTCCGGCTCGGCGTGATGATCTTCGCGGCTTGTTTCTACGGATATTTCTCCCTGCGCCTGGTCACTTACTACGGCGGCCAACTGTTCGGACTCTAG